In the genome of Candidatus Omnitrophota bacterium, the window TCACGATCGAGGGGTATCAGCATTTTGAAGCGGCGATCTCCTCTGGCCGGCCCATCGTGCTGTTGACCGGCCACTATGGCAATTGGGAACTCTGCTCCATCGTCGCAGCACTCAGAGGCTATCCGATCATGGCCTTAGCGCGCGCTCAGAAGCGCCTGCCGCGTTTGTATCGGTTGCTCGTGTCCTACCGCGAATCAAAAGGGTGCACGATCATCCACAAAGGCGGAGCGATGAAACGGATGATCGAAGCGCTCTCGCGCCGGCAGCTCATCGGCATTGTGGGTGATCAAGTCAGCCGCCAGGGCCTCTTCGTCGAATTTTTCGGCCGGCCAGCGCTGTTTGCCACCGGGCCGTTTGCCTTAGCGCATCAGAAGCGCGCGCTGATTCTTCCGGCGTTCATCCATCGGATCCGCGGCCCGCACCACCGTATTGTTGTTGAGCCCCCGATTGCGCTGCCCACACCGGCGTCGGAAGACGAGGCCGCGCGGCAGGGAGCTCAGGCGTTTGCCAGTGTGCTCGCCCGACACATTGAGCAGGATCCGACGCAATGGCTCTGGTTGCACAAGAAATGGAAGTATACCCCGGCCCGCCGCGCGCTGGTCTTCAGCGACGGCAAGCTTGGGCATCTCAAGCAATCCCATGCCGTGGTGCACGCGCTGCAGGAGCAGCATCCGCAGCTCGTCAGCCAGACCGTGGAGATTCGCTACCGCAGCCGGCTGGCGCGCGGGATCGCCTTGCTATGGGGCTGGGGGATGCCGAAGGGGTGGGGGGGAGCGCGCTGTTTGCGATGGACGCTCACCCCTGAGAGCTGGAAGGCGCTGCGCGGCCGATACGCCGACCTCATCATTTCGTGCGGGGCTTCGCTCTCGGCGCCCAACGTGTTGTGGGCGGCCGAGCACCAAGCCAAGTCGGTGGTGCTGATGAATCCCTCCCCGCTGCCGCTGTCGCGATTCGATGTGGTCATTTCCCCGCGCCATGACCGGCTGCCGCATCGGCGCAATGTGGTGCAGGTGGACGGCGCTGTTGCCGCGACGCTCGGCGAGGACGCCTTGGCTTGCGCGCGCGCGCACGTGCAGCACCATCCCCGATTTCGCGCAGGGTCCGGCGCATTCCACGGGCCGGGCATTGCCGTGTTTCTCGGCGGAGATACGGCGCACTACGCCGTGTCGGAGCCGTTTGTGGCATCCCTGATGGAGGGGGTGGCCCGCGCCAGCCGGCAGCGTGAGGCGACGATGCTGGTCACGACCTCGCGCCGCACCTCGCGCGCTGTGGACGCGATGCTCACGCAGCGGTTCAGCGAGGATCCGCGGTGCCGGTTGCTCCTCTTGGCCAGCCGGGATGCGCTCAACGGGACCATGGAAGGCATGCTGGGGGCTGCCGATGTCGCCATCGTGACTGGCGAGAGCATTTCCATGGTGTCTGAAGCGTGCGCGAGCGGACGTCCGGTCATCGTGGTGGAACCCCCGCTTCGCTCCACCGTGTGCCGGCGGCGGACCAAACACCGTCGGTTTCTTCAGGATTTGGCCGCCGACGGCTACGTGCGTATCGTACCCGTGCATCAGGTGGCGGCAGCGATCGAGCAGGCCCTGAGCGAGCCAGCGTCGTTCAAACGCCTCGACACGGCCAGCGCCGTCCGGCACGCCCTCCAGAAACTGATTTAAATCCAGCGTCCATCAGATGCATATCCTGCAGTTGGTCCCGACATTAGCGGTCGGCGGTGTTGAGCGCGGCGTGCTCGATCTCGCGAAGGGGGCGATCGCCCGCGGGCATCGCGTCAGCGTCATCTCCGCCGGCGGACCACTCGTGGAGCCGCTGACGTCATTCGGCGCGGTGCACTATGCGTTGCCCGTGCATGAAAAATCCCTCTCCAGGATGCTCTCGTGCATTCCCGCCGTGGCGGACATCATGACCAGCACAGGCGTTGATGTGGTGCATGCGCGCTCCCGCATTCCGGCTTGGATCGGGTGGGCGGCCGCCCGGCGTACCCAGCGGCCATTCATCACCACGGCGCACGGATTTTACCGGCCGCACGCGGCGTCTCGCGTCATGGGGTGGGGCCGCACGGTCATTGTGCCTTCCGAGGCGCTCGCCCGGTATCTCATGGAGCATTTCCGGGTTCCCAAAGAGCGGCTGCGGGTGATCCCTCGCGGCGTTGATCTGGAGGAGTTCTCTGTTCGCCCATCGCCTCCTTCCCGTGATGGCCCGTGGCGTGTCGGCGTCTTCGGGCGATTATCCGCGACGAAAGGCCACGAGGTCGCCATCCGAGCATGTGCGAAGCTTCAGCAGAAGGGCCTGCCCATTCGGCTGGTCATGGCCGGCGATACACCAGGTTCGCCGGCACGTCAGATGCTGGACGCCCTCATCAAGAGTCTCAAGCTTGACGATGCCGTTGAATGGCTCGGCATCCGCTATGATGTGGCAGCGCTCATGGGCACGATGGATCTGATTCTCGTCCCCTCAACCTACCCCGAGTCCTTTGGCCGCGGGGTGGTGGAAGCGCAAGCGGTCGGCCGACCGGTGATCGCCTCCCGCATCGGCGCGCTCGCCGAGCTCATTGATGATGGGCAGAATGGGTTGTTGGTGCCGCCGCGCGATCCAAAAGCGCTGGCCGATGCGATTGAGCGATTGCTTCACGATCCGGCGTTGCGCCAGCGATGCGTGGCACGGGGGCGCGCGCAGGTTGAGGCGAAATGGCCTGCGGGGCGGATGGTGGAGCGAACACTCGCGGTCTATGACGAGTGTCTCACGCGCCCCCGCATCCTCATCTGGAAACTGAGCGCGCTCGGCGATGTGGTGCTCTCCACACCCAGCTTGCGGGCCATCCGTCGCCGATGGCCGTCGGCGCATCTGACCCTCATCGTCGGCCGCTTGGCATATGACGTGGTGGCGCGCTGCCCCTATCTCGATGACGTCATCATCTATGACAAGGCCGGCAAGGACCGCGGGCCGCTGGGTCATGCGAAGCTGCTTCGGCGTCTGGCCGCCGGACGTTTTGATCAGTCGATCGATTTGCAAAATAGCCGCAAGACGCATCTGTTGGCGTGGCTCGCCGGCATCCCGGTGCGCATGGGCTACAACCGTAAATGCGGTGGGTGCCTGAATCGGGCGGTGCGGCTGCCGCGCGTCATCTTGGCCCCGATGGCGCATCAGCACTATCTCTTGCGTCATCTTGGCATCGAGCCGGCCGGGGAGGAGCTTGAGCTGTGGCCCTCCCCACTAGACGAACAAACCGCCGAGCGATTACTGACCCTTCCACCTTCGACCCTCCACCTTCGACCTCTGGTCGGCATGCAGCCTGGCGGCAGCGGGCGGTGGAAAACCAAACGTTGGGATCTCGCCCGATGGGCCGCGGTGTGCAACGCCTTAACGAAGCAGGGCGTTCGGGTGGTGGTGACCGGAGGGTCGCAGGAGCAGGGCATCGCCAGCGCGCTGGCGCAACTCACCTCGCCGCTGCCCCACATCGTCGTCGGGAAAACAACCCTGATGGAGTTGGCCTGCCTAATCAAGCGTTGCGATCTGTTTCTCGCGCACGATTCTTCGGCGTTGCATCTGGCGGCGGCGATGCGCGTGCCGACCATCGCGTTGTTTGGGCCCACCGATCCGGCCCGTCATCTGCCGCCGAATTTTCTCGGTGAGGTGATCAAGAAAGACGTCTTCTGCAGCCCGTGTTATTCGCCGCGCTGCCGCACCCTCACGCATGCCTGCATGAACCGCATCTCGGTTGAGGAGGTCCTGAAGGTCGTCCTTGGGCGATTAGCGATGGCTGAAGCGAGCGGGAAGGATTAGTCGTAAGCCATGAAGATCCTTCAGATCACCTCGCACCTCAACGTCGGAGGGATTACACGCTACGTCCTCTCGGTGTCGAGCGCGCTCATTCAGCGAGGGCATGACGTCGCGATCGCCGCCGATGCCGGCACCTGTGGGGCAGAGGCCTCACAGCGCGGTGCCGCGGTGTGGCCGGTTCCACTCCACACGAGTGTAGAGTTCAGCCCGAAGGTGTGTCGCGCCACGCGCGAGTTGACCCGCCGTCTGCGGAGGGAGGAGCCGGTGGACGTGATTCATGCGCACACGCGCGTGGCCCACGTGGTGGCGGATCGGCTCTCACGGCGGCTGTCGATTCCGTATGTGACGACGTGGCATGGATTTTTTCGGCCGAATCTCGGGCGGTGGCTCTGGCCGTGCACCGGAGGGCTGACGATTGCCATCAGCGAACCGGTGCGCCAGCATCTCCTCAAGGATTTTCATGTTCCGGAGGCGCGCATCCGGCTGATCCCGCACGGCATCAATCCAACGCCGTTTGAAGCCTCGATCGATCCGGCCCAGCTGCAGCGCCTGCGCGCGCACGTGGGATTGCCAAGCGGCGGGCCGGTCATCGGCACGGTGGCTCGATTGGTGCCGAGCAAAGGCGTGCATCAATTGCTTGAGGCTCTCCCGCATGTGCGCGCCGTGATGCCGAACGCGCGCCTGCTCATCATCGGCGATGGCGAAGATCGCGCACGCCTGCAGCGGCTCGCCGACGCGCTGAGGATCAGCGATGCGGTGCATTTTGCCGGAGCGCTCCCGCAGACCGCCGCCGCCTTGCGCCTCATGGACCTGTTCGTGTTTTTGCCGGCAGAGCAAGAGGGTTTTGGGCTTTCGCTGCTGGAAGCCATGGCGAGTGCTCGGCCGATCGTGGCGGTTCGCCGCGGTGGAGGCTCAACGTGGGTGCTGGAGCAGAGCGGGGTCGGCACGTTGGTCGAGCCAAATGATCCGCGCGGCTTAGCCTCGGCGATCCTGCAGACGCTTCAACATGGCGAGACAGCGTCTCGGGCAGCCGACCGAGCCCGCGCCATCGTGAAAGAACGGTATACGCTGACCCGCATGGTGGAGCAGGTCGAGGCGGTCTACCACGACGTAACTTCAACGAATTGCGAATTGCGGGTTGAAAAGTGACACAATCCACAATCCGAAATCCCTCATGATGGAACGCATCCTGGTCGTGCTGCCTAACTGGTACGGCGAGATCTTATTCGCCACGCCATTTCTCAAGGCGCTGCGGCAGCATCGTCCCAATGCGTTGATCGCCACCCTGGGCTGGCCGCAATCCCGCGAGATCCTGCTGCACAACCCGCGCCTCAATGAGGTGCTCGTCTTTGATGATCGCGGAGAGCCCCGCGGGTTCGCCGGATGGTGGCATCTTGCGCGTGAGCTGCGCCGCCTGCGGTTTGATCGGGCGTTTATCTTACGCAAGAGCTTGTCCCGGACGCTGCTCTTGTGCGCGGCAGGCATCCCGCACCGCATCGGGTTCGACAATTCGAAAAGCGGATGGGCGCTGACCGCGCGCATCCCGGCGCCCCGGACGCCTCAACATAAAGCGGCGTCGTACCTGCCGCTGCTCTCCGCCATCGGGGCCACCGCCTCGCTCCAACCGTATGAGTATGTCGTGAGCGAAGCGGAGCGCCGCGCCGCCAGAGAAACGTGCCTGTCGCTTTTTCCAAAAAAAGTGACAGACACGTTTGAACAACCGCTGGTGGTGCTGCACCCTGGGGCGAACTGGGCGCACAAACGATGGGCCCCGGAGCGATTCGGCGACCTGGGGGATCGGCTCAGCACGGCCTTCGGCGCGCAGGTGCTGCTCACCGGCGGGCCGGAGGACCTCGCGCTCGCGCAGGCCGTCCGGGCGAGTATGCAGCGGCCTGCGACGGTGCTCGCAGGGGCAACGAGCGTCCGTGAGCTGGCGGCGATTCTCGAACACGCCGATCTGGTCGTGTCGAATGATACGGGGATCGCGCATCTGGCCGCGGCACTCCACCGGCCGCTCGTCGCCCTCTACGGCCCGACGTCACCGGCACTCACCGGCCCGCTCGGTGATCGTGAGCGAGTAGCCGTTATCCATCGTCCCGAGTGTTGCCCCCAGATTCCCTGTTATGCGCCCAACCACGCGTCCCATCCGGGCATGCAGGCGATCAGCGTTGATGAAGTCTATGAGGCGGCCCACCGGCTCTTGCAGAACACCCATGTCTCCTGATACCGTCCAACGAATCCTCGTGATTGGCCCGTCGAACATCGGGGATGCGGTCTTAGCCGGCGAGGTCATCGCGCGCCTCCATGAACGTTTTCCCGCAGCGCACCTAACACTCGTGGTCGGCGCGCGCGCCGCGGCGCTGTTTCAGGATGACCCGCGCGTT includes:
- a CDS encoding mitochondrial fission ELM1 family protein; the encoded protein is MSWMIDWLACLAVRLMSRLLCVMPAEAAVWCGQRLGGLIFWLQPKRCRVGIRNVRAAFDGRITPEASRRIIHAYCRHLGASAVELLRLPVIDRRYVERYITIEGYQHFEAAISSGRPIVLLTGHYGNWELCSIVAALRGYPIMALARAQKRLPRLYRLLVSYRESKGCTIIHKGGAMKRMIEALSRRQLIGIVGDQVSRQGLFVEFFGRPALFATGPFALAHQKRALILPAFIHRIRGPHHRIVVEPPIALPTPASEDEAARQGAQAFASVLARHIEQDPTQWLWLHKKWKYTPARRALVFSDGKLGHLKQSHAVVHALQEQHPQLVSQTVEIRYRSRLARGIALLWGWGMPKGWGGARCLRWTLTPESWKALRGRYADLIISCGASLSAPNVLWAAEHQAKSVVLMNPSPLPLSRFDVVISPRHDRLPHRRNVVQVDGAVAATLGEDALACARAHVQHHPRFRAGSGAFHGPGIAVFLGGDTAHYAVSEPFVASLMEGVARASRQREATMLVTTSRRTSRAVDAMLTQRFSEDPRCRLLLLASRDALNGTMEGMLGAADVAIVTGESISMVSEACASGRPVIVVEPPLRSTVCRRRTKHRRFLQDLAADGYVRIVPVHQVAAAIEQALSEPASFKRLDTASAVRHALQKLI
- the waaF gene encoding lipopolysaccharide heptosyltransferase II, which codes for MHILQLVPTLAVGGVERGVLDLAKGAIARGHRVSVISAGGPLVEPLTSFGAVHYALPVHEKSLSRMLSCIPAVADIMTSTGVDVVHARSRIPAWIGWAAARRTQRPFITTAHGFYRPHAASRVMGWGRTVIVPSEALARYLMEHFRVPKERLRVIPRGVDLEEFSVRPSPPSRDGPWRVGVFGRLSATKGHEVAIRACAKLQQKGLPIRLVMAGDTPGSPARQMLDALIKSLKLDDAVEWLGIRYDVAALMGTMDLILVPSTYPESFGRGVVEAQAVGRPVIASRIGALAELIDDGQNGLLVPPRDPKALADAIERLLHDPALRQRCVARGRAQVEAKWPAGRMVERTLAVYDECLTRPRILIWKLSALGDVVLSTPSLRAIRRRWPSAHLTLIVGRLAYDVVARCPYLDDVIIYDKAGKDRGPLGHAKLLRRLAAGRFDQSIDLQNSRKTHLLAWLAGIPVRMGYNRKCGGCLNRAVRLPRVILAPMAHQHYLLRHLGIEPAGEELELWPSPLDEQTAERLLTLPPSTLHLRPLVGMQPGGSGRWKTKRWDLARWAAVCNALTKQGVRVVVTGGSQEQGIASALAQLTSPLPHIVVGKTTLMELACLIKRCDLFLAHDSSALHLAAAMRVPTIALFGPTDPARHLPPNFLGEVIKKDVFCSPCYSPRCRTLTHACMNRISVEEVLKVVLGRLAMAEASGKD
- a CDS encoding glycosyltransferase family 4 protein, giving the protein MKILQITSHLNVGGITRYVLSVSSALIQRGHDVAIAADAGTCGAEASQRGAAVWPVPLHTSVEFSPKVCRATRELTRRLRREEPVDVIHAHTRVAHVVADRLSRRLSIPYVTTWHGFFRPNLGRWLWPCTGGLTIAISEPVRQHLLKDFHVPEARIRLIPHGINPTPFEASIDPAQLQRLRAHVGLPSGGPVIGTVARLVPSKGVHQLLEALPHVRAVMPNARLLIIGDGEDRARLQRLADALRISDAVHFAGALPQTAAALRLMDLFVFLPAEQEGFGLSLLEAMASARPIVAVRRGGGSTWVLEQSGVGTLVEPNDPRGLASAILQTLQHGETASRAADRARAIVKERYTLTRMVEQVEAVYHDVTSTNCELRVEK
- the waaF gene encoding lipopolysaccharide heptosyltransferase II yields the protein MMERILVVLPNWYGEILFATPFLKALRQHRPNALIATLGWPQSREILLHNPRLNEVLVFDDRGEPRGFAGWWHLARELRRLRFDRAFILRKSLSRTLLLCAAGIPHRIGFDNSKSGWALTARIPAPRTPQHKAASYLPLLSAIGATASLQPYEYVVSEAERRAARETCLSLFPKKVTDTFEQPLVVLHPGANWAHKRWAPERFGDLGDRLSTAFGAQVLLTGGPEDLALAQAVRASMQRPATVLAGATSVRELAAILEHADLVVSNDTGIAHLAAALHRPLVALYGPTSPALTGPLGDRERVAVIHRPECCPQIPCYAPNHASHPGMQAISVDEVYEAAHRLLQNTHVS